One window of the Danaus plexippus chromosome 25, MEX_DaPlex, whole genome shotgun sequence genome contains the following:
- the LOC116775200 gene encoding cytochrome c oxidase subunit 4 isoform 1, mitochondrial-like isoform X2, with protein MASHLLRRALFDAIRVPAGTRAASEIAKIGDREWVGYGFNGRPNYVDRNDFPLPAVRFRADTPDVKALREKEKGDWRKLTLEEKKALYRASFCQTFAEFQAPTGEWKGALGWALVMASMSLWFYMAMKKFVYNPLPESFSEESQKAQLKRMLDLKVNPVDGLSSKWDYENNRWK; from the exons ATGGCCAGCCATCTTTTGCGCCGAGCGCTGTTTGATGCTATCCGTGTCCCGGCCGGAACCCGTGCAGCGAGTGAAATTGCCAAG aTCGGCGATCGTGAGTGGGTGGGCTATGGTTTCAATGGCCGTCCTAATTATGTAGACAGGAACGATTTCCCCTTACCCGCTGTTAGGTTCAGGGCTGATACACCCGATGTTaag gCACTCCGTGAAAAGGAAAAGGGAGACTGGCGTAAGTTGACCCTGGAGGAGAAGAAAGCCTTGTACCGAGCTTCATTCTGTCAGACGTTTGCCGAGTTCCAAGCACCCACCGGGGAGTGGAAGGGAGCGCTCGGCTGGGCGCTTGTTATGGCGTCCATGTCTTTATGGTTCTACATGGCCATGAAGAAGTTTG TATACAACCCCTTGCCCGAGTCCTTCAGCGAGGAGTCTCAGAAGGCGCAGCTGAAACGTATGTTGGACTTGAAGGTGAACCCTGTGGACGGCCTCTCCTCCAAGTGGGACTACGAGAACAACCGCTGGAAGTAA
- the LOC116775200 gene encoding cytochrome c oxidase subunit 4 isoform 1, mitochondrial-like isoform X1, whose amino-acid sequence MTMASHLLRRALFDAIRVPAGTRAASEIAKIGDREWVGYGFNGRPNYVDRNDFPLPAVRFRADTPDVKALREKEKGDWRKLTLEEKKALYRASFCQTFAEFQAPTGEWKGALGWALVMASMSLWFYMAMKKFVYNPLPESFSEESQKAQLKRMLDLKVNPVDGLSSKWDYENNRWK is encoded by the exons ATG aCAATGGCCAGCCATCTTTTGCGCCGAGCGCTGTTTGATGCTATCCGTGTCCCGGCCGGAACCCGTGCAGCGAGTGAAATTGCCAAG aTCGGCGATCGTGAGTGGGTGGGCTATGGTTTCAATGGCCGTCCTAATTATGTAGACAGGAACGATTTCCCCTTACCCGCTGTTAGGTTCAGGGCTGATACACCCGATGTTaag gCACTCCGTGAAAAGGAAAAGGGAGACTGGCGTAAGTTGACCCTGGAGGAGAAGAAAGCCTTGTACCGAGCTTCATTCTGTCAGACGTTTGCCGAGTTCCAAGCACCCACCGGGGAGTGGAAGGGAGCGCTCGGCTGGGCGCTTGTTATGGCGTCCATGTCTTTATGGTTCTACATGGCCATGAAGAAGTTTG TATACAACCCCTTGCCCGAGTCCTTCAGCGAGGAGTCTCAGAAGGCGCAGCTGAAACGTATGTTGGACTTGAAGGTGAACCCTGTGGACGGCCTCTCCTCCAAGTGGGACTACGAGAACAACCGCTGGAAGTAA